The stretch of DNA TCCGAACCGAGCGCGCTGGGCCGCGCGAGTGCCATGTTTCTCCCACTGCAGCCGTTGCGCATGTCCTTCAACCGTGCTGCCATCGACGCATTTCATCAAGGAACGGGGTCTCAAGATGTCCAAACTGCCGAAGCTGAGCCTGGCCGCCATGCTGTTGTTCTTTGCCTTGGCCGCCAGGGCCGAGCAATTGCGCGTGGTGGCGGACGAGTGGCCACCGTATGTCGACCCGAGCGCCGCGGGCGGCGGCCTGGCCATCGATCTGGTGTCCGCCGTGTTTTCGCGCGCCGGCTACACCACGCAACTCACGGTGGACGACTGGTCGCGCGACCTCGAGGGGGCCAGCATCGGCGTCTACGACGTGGTCGCGAACATCTGGTACACCGACGAACGCGCCCAGTATCTCGATTACAGCGATCCTTACCTGGTCAACGATGTCCGCTTCGTCAAGCGCAAAGGGACCGACATCGAGTTCGAGGATTACGGCGACATCCGGGGTCTGCGGATCGGCATGGTGAAGAACTACGGCTATCCTTCCGGATTTCTCCGTGCCGGCGGCTTGCTGAAGATCGCCAACGACACCCTGGTCGAGGCGCTGACCGAACTGGTGGAGGGCCAGTGCGACCTGGTGATCGACGATAAGTACGTGCTGGAGTACACGGCGAAGAAGTACCTGCCCGAAAGCGAGAACCGCCTCGAATTCCTGCCGCGGCCGGTCGGGCTGGAGCAGCTCCACATCGCCGTCAGCAAGGCCAATCCCCATCACGCCCGGATCGTCGACGATTTCAATCGGACTCTCAAGGCGATGAAGAACGACGGCACCTACGGCCGCATTCTGGATGCCCACCATTACCGGCCTTAGCCGCCTTTCCCGGCGGCCAGCAGCGGCAAGAGGTCGGGTTCGATGCTCTCCGGCGAAGCCGTCGGGGCGTAGCGCCTGACGACTTCGCCGTTGCGGTCGACCAGGAACTTGGTGAAGTTCCATTTGATGGCTTCGCTGCCGAGCAGGCCCTTTTGCATGGACTTGAGATAGGCGTAGAGGGGGTGCGCATGGTCGCCGTTCACCTCGATCTTTGCGAACAGCGGAAAGCTCACCTCGTAGCGGCTGGCGCAGAACTGCCTGATCTCCGCTTCGCTGCCCGGCTCCTGGCCGCCGAACTGGTTGCAGGGAAAGCCGAGGATCACCAGCCCGGCGTCACGGTGGCGCCGGTACAGCGCTTCCAGGCCGTCGTACTGCGGCGTGAA from Methylococcus geothermalis encodes:
- a CDS encoding substrate-binding periplasmic protein, with protein sequence MSKLPKLSLAAMLLFFALAARAEQLRVVADEWPPYVDPSAAGGGLAIDLVSAVFSRAGYTTQLTVDDWSRDLEGASIGVYDVVANIWYTDERAQYLDYSDPYLVNDVRFVKRKGTDIEFEDYGDIRGLRIGMVKNYGYPSGFLRAGGLLKIANDTLVEALTELVEGQCDLVIDDKYVLEYTAKKYLPESENRLEFLPRPVGLEQLHIAVSKANPHHARIVDDFNRTLKAMKNDGTYGRILDAHHYRP
- a CDS encoding glutathione peroxidase — its product is MNLYDFEVDTIDGETIRLDSYRGKVLLIVNVASRCGFTPQYDGLEALYRRHRDAGLVILGFPCNQFGGQEPGSEAEIRQFCASRYEVSFPLFAKIEVNGDHAHPLYAYLKSMQKGLLGSEAIKWNFTKFLVDRNGEVVRRYAPTASPESIEPDLLPLLAAGKGG